A DNA window from Ostrea edulis chromosome 5, xbOstEdul1.1, whole genome shotgun sequence contains the following coding sequences:
- the LOC125660291 gene encoding uncharacterized protein LOC125660291, translating to MLSVDINETNSARNKSQSLQPSKKMDCPAIMSLRAVVKYPEFKIQETDSLWKRKTVSKLLREKLAKRGEIIQKKVEIHVLLPDPADHRNHLLGEFSGLSQPVDETVIFKIHLLVHEGVRSVDEIKRHLRFFVKESISSGNTISEFNRRFYPTNKDIRNHIYRALRFCQFSSEDQENVVQMVKEWEASKPSDHFHYRPNFSEEGSESSTTGSMLFVHQTKWQQDLLAKYGNEICLLDATYNTSKYDIPLFFLCVSTNIGYSIVASFVVANENRENIQEGLQKVKEWNPNWRPKYFMTDFDEREIWAIENTFDECETLLCDFHREQAWTRWMKNQKHGLSTIQKEVLELLRKIAHSATENEYKMNVDNLKKSAHWKNSTFLQKWFEGKWLSNAKRWVRCFRNSLLNIRVSTTNGLERQHHEFKKKYLANYTDGSLSSMLSILISNFLPESYKRYIQYNVESMEEYKKYSSQIPEYLHNKPKIFLEHCMKRIPPKCPYLPSSAITSLPNGEFQVPSTDGENYYNLNLDSMLPSCSCLDWNRYHLPCKHMLSIFFHYPGYSWEFLHPEYTECPHFNIDRDILHRAQLSNESARSTHTEPRTVRNTSVAVEDVEESRIKRPRSTQCHMRLHCFQLLKNILSSLYLVPEQDQLKPVHDNLQESWSLMKELIPKDKGLPVRTTALSVKRLHAPKYRSLPSRRKRRKQSRQQGAKSGSEVRGRGQKKPNKTKVRRVEVGCTEKSEETNSKLPTENLEPGDRLCGESSPSYEAVQEEILYEREGIEISEQSASGRRVEKPHCSSKDSVEDNVDSSLVDNIWGQKPVGHLCSKIGPYKLSNRPFYCLRTMLPDEIIDAYTYLLSSSQANKMVYHVNCSIMTAIFNGNAVLHNYLAEVPRLDDFDVICGALNEGSCHWCLVYIMPKDEIVFYINPLGESFSRLRHIEEKWKELLFGRENLGIVENTTEWFVHTKEHPRQRDSTSCGVLVLKFLERMLTGDNLQIDISVHGITESRKSVGQILLKNSDDLEYYCRHCYTQESQERGALVQCTQCTEAKYFHAMCGCSLHPAVKGRNDQSENQNNDLLEYNLRKDPPKKRKRSSYIYSDLRGRYINLSSKQTENCMSTKFDKSPEQLLNDSLSWLYESVEACNEQCKKLVKALCQLCPGRIMKKGTSSIMGHKISILFKNHIKAMLKELLGLKKGNSRCYEQHWRHVRWIKRQPLNEHLEMKNSEKGMEERIKLFGKGRKELYALILEEFGVFKPKSIIRIGYCNDFYLSLKENSNELLMATLEDEMGQNMNTGVQYFKDVLFVEAEILIASIVWDTSLKEAECRLYPMK from the exons ATGCTGTCAGTGGATATAAATGAAACT AATTCAGCTAGAAACAAAAGTCAATCACTACAGCCTTCCAAGAAGATGGACTGCCCTGCAATCATGTCCTTAAGGGCTGTTGTGAAATATCCAGAGTTTAAG ATTCAAGAAACTGACTCTCTCTGGAAAAGAAAAACGGTATCAAAGCTCCTCCGTGAGAAGTTGGCCAAGAGAGGTGAAATCATCCAGAAGAAAGTGGAAATTCATGTGTTGTTGCCTGATCCAGCAGATCACCGAAATCATCTATTAGGGGAG TTTTCAGGATTAAGTCAGCCTGTAGACGAGACtgttattttcaaaatacatttactAGTACATGAGGGTGTACGAAGCGTCgatgaaataaaaagacatTTACGTTTCTTTGTTAAAGAAAGTATTTCATCAGGAAACACCATTTCAGAATTCAACAGACGCTTCTACCCCACCAACAAGGACATAAGGAACCACATTTACAGGGCATTGAGATTTTGCCA gttTTCCTCTGAAGATCAAGAAAATGTGGTGCAAATGGTGAAAGAGTGGGAGGCATCAAAACCCTCTGATCATTTTCATTATAGAccaaa tttttcaGAGGAGGGATCAGAATCTTCAACCACTGGGTCTATGTTATTTGTACACCAGACAAAGTGGCAACAAGATCTTCTTGCGAAGTATGGCAATGAAATCTGTTTGCTGGATGCAACATATAATACATCCAAATATGACATTCCCCTCTTTTTTCTCTGTGTGAGCACCAACATTGGATACTCAATTGTTGCCTCATTTGTGGTTGCCAATGAAAACAGAGAAAACATCCAAGAAGGTTTACAAAAGGTGAAGGAATGGAATCCAAACTGGCGGCCCAAATATTTCATGACTGATTTCGATGAACGGGAAATTTGGGCAATTGAGAACACTTTTGATG AATGTGAGACTTTGCTATGTGACTTCCACAGGGAACAAGCATGGACCAGGTGGATGAAAAACCAGAAACATGGTCTAAGTACCATCCAAAAAGAAGTACTTGAATT GCTTAGGAAAATTGCCCATTCAGCTACAGAGAACGAGTATAAAATGAATGTTGATAATTTGAAGAAATCTGCTCACTGGAAAAACAGCACATTTTTACAGAAATGGTTTGAAGGGAAATGGCTAAGCAATGCAAAG AGATGGGTGCGCTGTTTTCGCAATTCACTGCTGAATATCAGAGTCTCCACCACAAATGGTTTAGAGCGACAGCATCATGAGTTCAAAAAGAAATACCTTGCAAATTACACAGATGGATCTCTTTCCTCTATGTTGTCCATATTGATTTCCAACTTTTTGCCAGAATCGTACAAAAG ATACATTCAGTACAATGTTGAAAGTATGGAGGAATACAAGAAATACTCATCACAGATTCCGGAATACTTGCACAACAAACCAAAAATCTTTTTGGAACATTGCATGAAGAGAATTCCACCAAAGTGTCCATATTTGCCTTCTTCTGCCATAACATCTTTACCAAATGGAGAATTTCAGGTTCCTAGCACAGATGGGGAGAACTATTACAATTTGAATCTAGACAGTATGTTGCCAAGCTGTTCTTGCTTAGATTGGAATAGATACCACCTACCGTGTAAGCACATGCTGagtatttttttccattacccTGGTTATAGTTGGGAGTTTTTACATCCAGAGTACACCGAGTGCCCTCActttaatatagatagagataTTCTTCATAGAGCTCAGTTGTCAAATGAATCTGCACGAAGCACCCACACAGAGCCAAGAACAGTTAGAAATACAAGTGTTGCTGTAGAAGATGTGGAAGAATCAAGGATAAAGAGACCAAGAAGTACTCAGTGTCATATGAGACTTCACTGCTTTCAGTTACtgaaaaacattttatcatCTCTTTATCTTGTACCTGAGCAGGATCAATTGAAACCTGTACATGacaatttacaagaaagttgGTCCTTGATGAAGGAATTAATTCCGAAGGACAAAGGTCTTCCAGTGAGGACAACTGCTTTGAGTGTAAAGAGATTGCATGCACCAAAGTACAGATCTCTTCCATCAAGAAGGAAGAGAAGGAAACAAAGTAGACAACAAGGGGCAAAGAGTGGAAGTGAAG TGCGTGGAAGAGGACAGAAGAAGCCCAACAAGACAAAAGTGAGAAGGGTTGAGGTGGGGTGTACTGAAAAATCTGAAGAAACAAACTCGA AATTACCTACAGAGAATTTAGAACCCGGTGATAGACTTTGTGGTGAATCTTCTCCTT cgTATGAAGCAGTACAAGAGGAAATTCTTTATGAAAGAGAAGGAATAGAAATATCTGAACAGAGTGCAAGTGGTAGAAGAGTGGAAAAACCACATTGCA GTTCCAAAGATTCTGTTGAAGACAATGTTGATTCTAGCTTAGTTGACAATATTTGGGGACAAAAACCAGTGGGCCATTTGTGCAGTAAAATAGGACCCTACAAACTGAGTAATAGACCCTTCTACTGTTTAAGAACAATGCTTCCAGATGAA ATCATTGATGCATATACATATCTGCTCTCATCATCACAAGCG AACAAGATGGTTTATCATGTCAACTGCAGTATAATGACTGCAATATTCAATGGGAATGCTGTATTACACAATTACCTTGCAGAG GTGCCCAGGTTGGATGATTTTGATGTGATATGTGGTGCATTGAATGAAGGCTCTTGTCATTGGTGCTTGGTT TATATCATGCCAAAGGATGAAATCGTATTCTACATAAATCCACTAGGAGAGTCATTCAGCCGATTGCGACATATTGAGGAAAAATGGAA AGAGCTGTTATTTGGGAGAGAAAATCTTGGTATTGTGGAAAATACAACTGAGTGGTTTGTGCATACCAAAGAACATCCCCGTCAAAGAGATTCCACATCATGTGGTGTCCTGGTCTTGAAg TTCCTTGAACGGATGCTTACTGGTGATAATTTACAGATTGATATTTCTGTGCATGGAATTACTGAATCAAGAAAGTCTGTAGGACAAATTCTTCTGAAGAATAGTG ATGACTTAGAATACTACTGTAGGCACTGTTACACACAGGAATCCCAAGAAAGAGGAGCTCTG GTTCAATGCACGCAATGCACAGAAGCTAAATATTTTCATGCAATGTGTGGGTGTTCTCTGCATCCTGCTGTGAAAGGAAGGAACGACCAATCAGAAAACCAAAataat GATCTTTTGGAATACAACCTAAGGAAAGACCCGCCAAAG AAAAGAAAGAgaagttcatatatatattctgattTAAGAGGAAGGTATATAAATTTAA GTTCAAAACAAACTGAAAATTGTATG TCTACAAAGTTTGACAAATCTCCAGAACAGCTTTTAAACGACAGTCTGTCCTGGCTGTATGAGAGTGTGGAAGCTTGT AATGAACAGTGTAAAAAGCTAGTTAAGGCATTATGCCAGTTATGCCCTGGTAGAATTATGAAGAAAGGAACCTCAAGCATAATGGGTCACAAGATATCGATTTTg TTTAAGAATCACATCAAGGCAATGCTGAAAGAATTACTGGGATTGAAGAAAGGAAATTCAAG ATGCTATGAACAACACTGGAGGCATGTGAGGTGGATTAAGAGACAGCCCCTCAACGAACATTTGGAAATGAAGAATTCCGAAAAGGGAATGGAGGAGAGGATTAAACTTTTTGGAAAG GGTAGAAAAGAACTGTATGCATTGATTTTGGAGGAATTTGGAGTGTTTAAGCCAAAGTCCATTAT AAGAATTGGTTATTGCAACGACTTTTACTTATCCCTGAAGGAGAACAGCAATGAGCTACTGATGGCTACACTTGAGGACGA GATGGGACAGAATATGAACACAGGCGTCCAATACTTTAAAGATGTTCTGTTTGTGGAGGCAGAGATTCTGATTGCATCCATTGTTTGGGATACATCTTTAAAGGAAGCAGAATGCCGCCTTTACCCAATGAAATAA
- the LOC130054974 gene encoding uncharacterized protein LOC130054974: MERETYVKFSVSRLKDELKKKGATTRGRKADLIDRLKAYDRNKDFKNDPIHIPEPLEVDWPTRGFQQLQESHKEEIPEICIEQIDMYFVHRLAGDRQSTGDVKAIEKGRLLVESDRVLAVSYLKEDNSLFFTGIVGAAMKTKVTYNFKLKFDKNSGDILNNHCECPAGRGPHGTCKHLAAVAIVLLSCSEGKGLRIQRSCTENLQTFHKPKHSYSGSPVKAEDPGSRI, from the exons ATGGAAAGAGAAACTTACGTAAAGTTTTCCGTCTCTCGACTCAAGGACGAGTTAAAGAAAAAAGGAGCCACCACGAGAGGCAGAAAAGCCGACCTTATAGACAG GCTTAAGGCATATgatagaaataaagatttcaAGAATGACCCAATTCATATACCTGAGCCTTTGGAAGTTGATTGGCCAACGAGGGGATTTCAACAGCTCCAGGAATCACATAAAGAAGAAATCCCAGAGATATGCATTGAGCAGATAgacatgtattttgtacataGATTAGCAG GTGACAGACAAAGCACTGGTGATGTCAAGGCTATCGAGAAAGGAAGGCTGCTTGTTGAAAGTGATAGAGTCTTGGCTGTGTCATATTTAAAGGAAGATAATTCCCTGTTCTTTACAGGCATTGTTGGCGCAGCCATGAAAACAAAG gTAACATACaacttcaaattaaaatttgacaaaaactCGGGAGACATCTTAAACAACCATTGTGAGTGTCCTGCAGGACGAGGTCCCCATGGAACTTGCAAACATCTTGCTGCTGTTGCCATAGTTTTACTCTCTTGTTCTGAAGGAAAAGGTTTGAGGATTCAGAGATCATGCACAGAAAACCTGCAGACATTTCATAAACCCAAACATTCATACTCAG gTTCACCAGTCAAAGCTGAAGACCCAGGAAGCAGAATCTGa
- the LOC130054610 gene encoding uncharacterized protein LOC130054610 — MVLNHCAETSDNLTYRYLIEKAFIQAAVLDHDYLERPFTEYWVQRAVEVTADKVVAIEEQTRGQASSNNWFKERSWRITASRFGDICLATDRRNRQKLCESLYQPSAAVFRSEALVHGRTYETRAIRSFERETGQGVQRCGFFVDMDRPYLGASPDGLVGNDALIEVKCPFAGRFEKIQPGKYFPYLTMDSVTGEMKLKPTSKYFFQIQGQMLIAKKQICYFVVYTFKDLFIQKVHIDVECCQNSLLPKLDVFYDKFFMPYLLSLL, encoded by the exons ATGGTCTTAAACCATTGTGCAGAGACCTCAGACAATCTGACATACAGATATCTCATCGAGAAAGCATTTATTCAG GCAGCAGTATTGGACCATGATTATTTGGAAAGACCCTTCACAGAGTATTGGGTTCAACGAGCTGTTGAG GTTACAGCAGATAAAGTAGTTGCCATTGAGGAGCAGACACGTGGACAAGCCAGCTCAAATAATTGGTTCAAGGAGAGATCATGGCGGATCACAGCCTCAAGATTTGGAGATATCTGTTTAGCTACAGACAGACGTAATAGGCAGAAACTCTGCGAGTCTCTATACCAGCCTTCTGCTGCTGTATTTCGCAGTGAAGCTCTAGTCCATGGACGTACCTATGAGACACGTGCTATTAG ATCCTTTGAAAGAGAGACTGGCCAAGGTGTTCAAAGATGTGGTTTCTTTGTTGATATGGATCGACCTTACTTGGGGGCATCACCGGATGGACTCGTTGGCAATGATGCACTAATTGAAGTCAAATGTCCCTTTGCTGGTCGCTTTGAGAAGATTCAGCCTGGAAAGTACTTCCCATATCTAACAATGGACTCTGTAACTggtgaaatgaaattgaaacccacctctaaatattttttccaaatacaAGGCCAAATGCTTATtgccaaaaaacaaatttgctaTTTTGTTGTATACACTTTCAAAGATTTGTTCATCCAGAAAGTACATATTGATGTAGAATGTTGCCAGAATTCTCTTCTTCCAAAGCTTGATGTATTCTATGATAAATTTTTCATGCCATACTTGTTATCCTTGCTGTAA
- the LOC125647872 gene encoding uncharacterized protein LOC125647872 isoform X1, translating into MVKYCCVPLCGGFGGHKFPTDQELLLKWRVAIKRMDRKTKKLWNPGKEDVVCHIHFTEDDYKITESGERRRLKYGAAPSVFDFKNTSTTQESDRAKRKRLRESTQDTCTPMIEDLPIYMDELIVHHEVVVDQSSTSISTSMPEEMCSTAEKEIQCDIPTLGRFSIEGMKLDTKMLSYYTGLNGYDHFMLLFNILGPAAFDLNYKCGLLSPQDQLFLTLMKLRQAKEDVELAMLFKVCESTVSKIVTTWINFLYFQLKELEEQFWPSKDIIKEHMPTDFAKKFPNTRVILDATEQPIHKPSNVEAQSKTWSSYKHKNTLKTMVGVTPNGAVSYVSSTYGGSVSDRQIIEHSTLLDVGKFDAGDSIMADRGILVQDLFANQNVFINTPTFVKGKSQLDPEEIVRDRRVASKRIHVERVIGLAKRFKILKHELPMSKIPLASRIVYICFMLSNFRNCIVDKSA; encoded by the exons ATGGTGAAATATTGTTGTGTTCCACTTTGTGGTGGTTTTGGGGGTCACAAGTTTCCCACAGATCAGGAATTACTCTTGAAATGGAGGGTAGCGATCAAACGGATGGAtaggaaaacaaaaaaattatggaaCCCAGGAAAAGAAGACGTTGTTTGCCATATACACTTCACAGAAGATGACTACAAAATCACCGAATCAG GTGAACGAAGACGACTTAAGTATGGAGCTGCGCCCTCTGTTTTTGACTTCAAGAATACCAGTACTACCCAGGAATCTGACAGAGCTAAGCGAAAGAGGCTGCGAGAGTCTActcaagatacatgtactccAATGATTGAAGACCTGCCCATATATATGGATGAATTGATTGTACATCATGAAGTTGTTGTAGATCAGTCATCTACAAGTATTTCCACATCCATGCCAGAAGAAATGTGTTCAACAGCTGAGAAAGAAATCCAGTGTGACATACCTACCTTAGGTAGATTTTCAATTGAAGGTATGAAACTGGACACTAAGATGCTTTCTTATTACACTGGTTTGAATGGCTATGATCATTTCATGCTTCTCTTTAATATTCTTGGGCCAGCAGCTTTTGACTTGAATTACAAATGTGGCTTATTAAGTCCACAAGATCAGTTGTTTTTAACTCTGATGAAACTCAGACAAGCAAAAGAAGATGTGGAACTTGCTATGCTCTTTAAAGTCTGTGAATCTACTGTTTCTAAAATTGTAACAACTTGGATTaactttttgtattttcaattaaaagagTTAGAGGAACAATTCTGGCCTTCTAAAGACATCATTAAAGAACATATGCCAACAGATTTTGCTAAAAAGTTTCCCAATACACGCGTAATTTTAGATGCAACCGAGCAACCAATTCACAAACCATCAAATGTTGAGGCACAATCCAAAACATGGTCTTCTTATAAACACAAAAACACGTTGAAAACCATGGTAGGTGTAACTCCAAATGGAGCAGTATCTTATGTATCCTCTACTTATGGGGGCTCTGTGTCTGACAGACAAATCATTGAACACTCTACTCTGCTAGATGTAGGCAAATTTGATGCTGGTGACAGCATTATGGCAGATCGGGGAATTCTTGTTCAAGATTTATTTGCGAATcagaatgtttttattaatacaCCTACGTTTGTCAAGGGCAAAAGCCAACTTGACCCCGAAGAAATAGTTAGAGATAGGCGAGTTGCCTCAAAACGTATTCATGTAGAGAGGGTGATTGGGCTTGCAAAGAggttcaaaattttgaaacatgAGCTACCAATGTCAAAAATCCCCCTAGCTTCCAGAATTGTGTACATTTGTTTTATGTTGTCAAATTTTAGGAATTGCATTGTTGATAAAAGTGCTTAA
- the LOC125647872 gene encoding uncharacterized protein LOC125647872 isoform X2 has translation MTTKSPNQVQLLTCGERRRLKYGAAPSVFDFKNTSTTQESDRAKRKRLRESTQDTCTPMIEDLPIYMDELIVHHEVVVDQSSTSISTSMPEEMCSTAEKEIQCDIPTLGRFSIEGMKLDTKMLSYYTGLNGYDHFMLLFNILGPAAFDLNYKCGLLSPQDQLFLTLMKLRQAKEDVELAMLFKVCESTVSKIVTTWINFLYFQLKELEEQFWPSKDIIKEHMPTDFAKKFPNTRVILDATEQPIHKPSNVEAQSKTWSSYKHKNTLKTMVGVTPNGAVSYVSSTYGGSVSDRQIIEHSTLLDVGKFDAGDSIMADRGILVQDLFANQNVFINTPTFVKGKSQLDPEEIVRDRRVASKRIHVERVIGLAKRFKILKHELPMSKIPLASRIVYICFMLSNFRNCIVDKSA, from the exons ATGACTACAAAATCACCGAATCAG GTGCAACTACTGACATGTG GTGAACGAAGACGACTTAAGTATGGAGCTGCGCCCTCTGTTTTTGACTTCAAGAATACCAGTACTACCCAGGAATCTGACAGAGCTAAGCGAAAGAGGCTGCGAGAGTCTActcaagatacatgtactccAATGATTGAAGACCTGCCCATATATATGGATGAATTGATTGTACATCATGAAGTTGTTGTAGATCAGTCATCTACAAGTATTTCCACATCCATGCCAGAAGAAATGTGTTCAACAGCTGAGAAAGAAATCCAGTGTGACATACCTACCTTAGGTAGATTTTCAATTGAAGGTATGAAACTGGACACTAAGATGCTTTCTTATTACACTGGTTTGAATGGCTATGATCATTTCATGCTTCTCTTTAATATTCTTGGGCCAGCAGCTTTTGACTTGAATTACAAATGTGGCTTATTAAGTCCACAAGATCAGTTGTTTTTAACTCTGATGAAACTCAGACAAGCAAAAGAAGATGTGGAACTTGCTATGCTCTTTAAAGTCTGTGAATCTACTGTTTCTAAAATTGTAACAACTTGGATTaactttttgtattttcaattaaaagagTTAGAGGAACAATTCTGGCCTTCTAAAGACATCATTAAAGAACATATGCCAACAGATTTTGCTAAAAAGTTTCCCAATACACGCGTAATTTTAGATGCAACCGAGCAACCAATTCACAAACCATCAAATGTTGAGGCACAATCCAAAACATGGTCTTCTTATAAACACAAAAACACGTTGAAAACCATGGTAGGTGTAACTCCAAATGGAGCAGTATCTTATGTATCCTCTACTTATGGGGGCTCTGTGTCTGACAGACAAATCATTGAACACTCTACTCTGCTAGATGTAGGCAAATTTGATGCTGGTGACAGCATTATGGCAGATCGGGGAATTCTTGTTCAAGATTTATTTGCGAATcagaatgtttttattaatacaCCTACGTTTGTCAAGGGCAAAAGCCAACTTGACCCCGAAGAAATAGTTAGAGATAGGCGAGTTGCCTCAAAACGTATTCATGTAGAGAGGGTGATTGGGCTTGCAAAGAggttcaaaattttgaaacatgAGCTACCAATGTCAAAAATCCCCCTAGCTTCCAGAATTGTGTACATTTGTTTTATGTTGTCAAATTTTAGGAATTGCATTGTTGATAAAAGTGCTTAA